The proteins below are encoded in one region of Gadus macrocephalus chromosome 14, ASM3116895v1:
- the mylk3 gene encoding myosin light chain kinase 3 isoform X2, whose translation MSKPETLASCIAKMYDGTKANTSGAASGAVRKPCIIPGSGIVNALGSMEVKLVRLESHVERIASGHADVLQRLDMVCKGLGSLEKGLAKIQRTLGREAEFQAVDNQTDRSTSSKEGVQNACSEVEGPCWENRKLLKNLTQEGKSQRERLAGIEESVSSVDTMLEYIAEVFQSSKVVEFTLKGDVPWRIKGLLGSTISNGHQGEEQEYSGQQKPTPSIAVSPEKTLGENEAFQLISDSKVTSQEIKAANHDADASIQTELAPPTSPHCPPTSVIMAKQVNKASFLIRDAPRKGTCRSKEVTLNSKKEPGRDQSIVRKTRDLLGKQETATGHARDRPSDANSEDLAGVITKEPKFPVPASLSKTKVNALNTKQSVVCETISVTANEQDQSSSHETPALEEVSTELSPNRCLWQRNTKVEADKGKNSFVQIEGVLSEPGSVQQTTQLQTGVHKELPKPPAPETVSLVGSLTAATALPHAVIDDCPPASAPFQHRIVTAKQVPMGSYYSIMPDEVLGGGRFGQVHKCAELSSGLTLAAKIIKDEVKNEIGVMNQLNHVNLIQLYDAFESRTNLILIMEYVEGGELFDRIVDENYKLTELDAIVFTKQICEGVQYLHQQYILHLDLKPENILCVSATGNQIKIIDFGLARKFRPREKLKVNFGTPEFLAPEVVNYDFVSFPTDMWSVGVIVYMLLSGLSPFLGDNDAETMNNILLGQWEFDSECFENVTSEAKDFISELLIPAKSGRLSASGCTKHRWLNKLEEKAKHHQVTLKSQIKLQRYLAAQRQWKKHFYVVTAANRLQRFSQAANAV comes from the exons ATGAGCAAACCGGAAACTCTGGCCAGCTGCATTGCCAAAATGTATGACGGCACCAAGGCCAACACATCAGGGGCCGCATCTGGAGCTGTGAGGAAACCCTGCATAATCCCTGGCTCCGGGATCGTGAACGCTCTGGGAAGCATGGAGGTCAAACTGGTCAGGTTAGAGAGCCACGTGGAGCGGATCGCCTCTGGCCATGCTGATGTTCTCCAGAGGCTGGACATGGTCTGCAAAGGCCTGGGATCCTTGGAAAAAGGCCTCGCCAAGATCCAGAGGACTTTGGGAAGAGAAGCAGAGTTTCAGGCTGTCGATAATCAAACAGATCGCTCGACCTCTTCCAAAGAAGGGGTACAGAACGCATGCTCTGAGGTCGAGGGACCGTGCTGGGAGAACAGGAAGCTGCTCAAGAACCTCACCCAGGAAGgcaagagccagagagagagacttgcaGGTATCGAGGAATCGGTTTCCTCTGTGGACACAATGCTGGAATATATCGCCGAAGTGTTTCAGAGCTCGAAAGTGGTAGAGTTTACTCTGAAAGGAGATGTGCCGTGGAGAATTAAAGGCTTGCTTGGATCAACCATTTCGAACGGGCATCAG GGGGAGGAGCAAGAGTACTCCGGACAACAGAAACCAACGCCTTCCATCGCAGTTTCCCCAGAGAAAACGCTGGGGGAGAATGAGGCATTTCAACTTATATCAG ATTCCAAAGTGACTTCACAGGAGATCAAGGCGGCAAACCATGACGCTGATGCTTCAATTCAAACTGAGCTGGCTCCTCCAACATCTCCCCATTGTCCACCCACAAGTGTGATTATGGCCAAACAAGTAAATAAAGCCAGTTTTCTGATTAGAGACGCCCCCAGGAAAGGGACTTGTAGATCCAAAGAGGTGACTCTGAATAGCAAGAAGGAACCTGGCAGAGATCAGTCCATTGTGCGGAAGACTCGGGATTTACTGGGAAAACAGGAGACGGCAACAGGTCATGCACGAGATAG ACCCTCTGACGCAAATTCAGAGGATCTCGCAGGAGTGATTACCAAGGAACCCAAGTTTCCCGTACCTGCCTCCCTATCAAAAACCAAGGTCAACGCGCTGAACACCAAGCAAAGTGTTGTTTGTGAAACCATCTCTGTCACTGCCAATGAGCAAGACCAAAGCTCCAGCCATGAGACACCAGCGCTTGAAGAAGTATCTACAGAACTGAGTCCCAACAGGTGTTTGTGGCAAAGGAACACGAAGGTGGAGGCAGACAAGGGGAAGAATTCCTTTGTTCAGATTGAAGGAGTTCTCAGTGAGCCAGGCTCTGTGCAGCAGACCACCCAGCTACAAACAGGGGTACACAAGGAGTTACCAAAGCCTCCTGCTCCGGAAACGGTCTCACTCGTTGGTAGCTTAACAGCAGCCACAGCCCTGCCACATGCTGTCATAG ATGACTGTCCCCCTGCCTCTGCCCCCTTCCAACACCGCATTGTCACTGCCAAGCAGGTCCCCATGGGCTCCTACTACAGCATCATGCCCGATGAGGTCCTTGGAGG GGGCAGGTTTGGTCAGGTCCATAAATGTGCGGAGCTTTCCTCAGGTCTGACCCTTGCTGCCAAGATCATCAAG GATGAAGTGAAGAATGAGATCGGGGTAATGAACCAACTGAACCATGTGAACCTGATTCAGCTCTACGACGCCTTCGAATCACGGACAAACCTGATATTGATCATGGAGTA CGTGGAAGGCGGGGAACTGTTTGACCGCATCGTGGATGAGAACTACAAGCTGACCGAGTTAGATGCCATTGTGTTTACCAAGCAGATATGTGAAGGGGTGCAGTACCTACACCAGCAGTATATCCTGCACCTTGATCTCAAG CCAGAGAACATACTTTGTGTGAGTGCTACAGGCAATCAGATCAAGATCATTGACTTTGGGCTGGCACGGAA GTTCCGACCACGGGAGAAGCTAAAGGTTAATTTTGGTACCCCTGAGTTCCTGGCCCCTGAGGTGGTCAACTATGACTTTGTCTCATTTCCCACCGACATGTGGAGCGTTGGCGTGATTGTGTATATGCT TCTAAGTGGTCTCTCTCCTTTCCTGGGAGACAATGATGCCGAGACCATGAACAACATCCTCCTTGGCCAATGGGAATTCGACAGTGAATGCTTTGAAAATGTCACTAGTGAGGCCAAAGACTTTATATCCGAACTTCtcatcccagccaaaag TGGACGACTGAGTGCTTCTGGGTGCACAAAACACAGGTG
- the mylk3 gene encoding myosin light chain kinase 3 isoform X1 — protein MSKPETLASCIAKMYDGTKANTSGAASGAVRKPCIIPGSGIVNALGSMEVKLVRLESHVERIASGHADVLQRLDMVCKGLGSLEKGLAKIQRTLGREAEFQAVDNQTDRSTSSKEGVQNACSEVEGPCWENRKLLKNLTQEGKSQRERLAGIEESVSSVDTMLEYIAEVFQSSKVVEFTLKGDVPWRIKGLLGSTISNGHQGEEQEYSGQQKPTPSIAVSPEKTLGENEAFQLISDSKVTSQEIKAANHDADASIQTELAPPTSPHCPPTSVIMAKQVNKASFLIRDAPRKGTCRSKEVTLNSKKEPGRDQSIVRKTRDLLGKQETATGHARDRPSDANSEDLAGVITKEPKFPVPASLSKTKVNALNTKQSVVCETISVTANEQDQSSSHETPALEEVSTELSPNRCLWQRNTKVEADKGKNSFVQIEGVLSEPGSVQQTTQLQTGVHKELPKPPAPETVSLVGSLTAATALPHAVIDDCPPASAPFQHRIVTAKQVPMGSYYSIMPDEVLGGGRFGQVHKCAELSSGLTLAAKIIKVRVMRERDEVKNEIGVMNQLNHVNLIQLYDAFESRTNLILIMEYVEGGELFDRIVDENYKLTELDAIVFTKQICEGVQYLHQQYILHLDLKPENILCVSATGNQIKIIDFGLARKFRPREKLKVNFGTPEFLAPEVVNYDFVSFPTDMWSVGVIVYMLLSGLSPFLGDNDAETMNNILLGQWEFDSECFENVTSEAKDFISELLIPAKSGRLSASGCTKHRWLNKLEEKAKHHQVTLKSQIKLQRYLAAQRQWKKHFYVVTAANRLQRFSQAANAV, from the exons ATGAGCAAACCGGAAACTCTGGCCAGCTGCATTGCCAAAATGTATGACGGCACCAAGGCCAACACATCAGGGGCCGCATCTGGAGCTGTGAGGAAACCCTGCATAATCCCTGGCTCCGGGATCGTGAACGCTCTGGGAAGCATGGAGGTCAAACTGGTCAGGTTAGAGAGCCACGTGGAGCGGATCGCCTCTGGCCATGCTGATGTTCTCCAGAGGCTGGACATGGTCTGCAAAGGCCTGGGATCCTTGGAAAAAGGCCTCGCCAAGATCCAGAGGACTTTGGGAAGAGAAGCAGAGTTTCAGGCTGTCGATAATCAAACAGATCGCTCGACCTCTTCCAAAGAAGGGGTACAGAACGCATGCTCTGAGGTCGAGGGACCGTGCTGGGAGAACAGGAAGCTGCTCAAGAACCTCACCCAGGAAGgcaagagccagagagagagacttgcaGGTATCGAGGAATCGGTTTCCTCTGTGGACACAATGCTGGAATATATCGCCGAAGTGTTTCAGAGCTCGAAAGTGGTAGAGTTTACTCTGAAAGGAGATGTGCCGTGGAGAATTAAAGGCTTGCTTGGATCAACCATTTCGAACGGGCATCAG GGGGAGGAGCAAGAGTACTCCGGACAACAGAAACCAACGCCTTCCATCGCAGTTTCCCCAGAGAAAACGCTGGGGGAGAATGAGGCATTTCAACTTATATCAG ATTCCAAAGTGACTTCACAGGAGATCAAGGCGGCAAACCATGACGCTGATGCTTCAATTCAAACTGAGCTGGCTCCTCCAACATCTCCCCATTGTCCACCCACAAGTGTGATTATGGCCAAACAAGTAAATAAAGCCAGTTTTCTGATTAGAGACGCCCCCAGGAAAGGGACTTGTAGATCCAAAGAGGTGACTCTGAATAGCAAGAAGGAACCTGGCAGAGATCAGTCCATTGTGCGGAAGACTCGGGATTTACTGGGAAAACAGGAGACGGCAACAGGTCATGCACGAGATAG ACCCTCTGACGCAAATTCAGAGGATCTCGCAGGAGTGATTACCAAGGAACCCAAGTTTCCCGTACCTGCCTCCCTATCAAAAACCAAGGTCAACGCGCTGAACACCAAGCAAAGTGTTGTTTGTGAAACCATCTCTGTCACTGCCAATGAGCAAGACCAAAGCTCCAGCCATGAGACACCAGCGCTTGAAGAAGTATCTACAGAACTGAGTCCCAACAGGTGTTTGTGGCAAAGGAACACGAAGGTGGAGGCAGACAAGGGGAAGAATTCCTTTGTTCAGATTGAAGGAGTTCTCAGTGAGCCAGGCTCTGTGCAGCAGACCACCCAGCTACAAACAGGGGTACACAAGGAGTTACCAAAGCCTCCTGCTCCGGAAACGGTCTCACTCGTTGGTAGCTTAACAGCAGCCACAGCCCTGCCACATGCTGTCATAG ATGACTGTCCCCCTGCCTCTGCCCCCTTCCAACACCGCATTGTCACTGCCAAGCAGGTCCCCATGGGCTCCTACTACAGCATCATGCCCGATGAGGTCCTTGGAGG GGGCAGGTTTGGTCAGGTCCATAAATGTGCGGAGCTTTCCTCAGGTCTGACCCTTGCTGCCAAGATCATCAAGGTCCGGGTAATGAGGGAACGA GATGAAGTGAAGAATGAGATCGGGGTAATGAACCAACTGAACCATGTGAACCTGATTCAGCTCTACGACGCCTTCGAATCACGGACAAACCTGATATTGATCATGGAGTA CGTGGAAGGCGGGGAACTGTTTGACCGCATCGTGGATGAGAACTACAAGCTGACCGAGTTAGATGCCATTGTGTTTACCAAGCAGATATGTGAAGGGGTGCAGTACCTACACCAGCAGTATATCCTGCACCTTGATCTCAAG CCAGAGAACATACTTTGTGTGAGTGCTACAGGCAATCAGATCAAGATCATTGACTTTGGGCTGGCACGGAA GTTCCGACCACGGGAGAAGCTAAAGGTTAATTTTGGTACCCCTGAGTTCCTGGCCCCTGAGGTGGTCAACTATGACTTTGTCTCATTTCCCACCGACATGTGGAGCGTTGGCGTGATTGTGTATATGCT TCTAAGTGGTCTCTCTCCTTTCCTGGGAGACAATGATGCCGAGACCATGAACAACATCCTCCTTGGCCAATGGGAATTCGACAGTGAATGCTTTGAAAATGTCACTAGTGAGGCCAAAGACTTTATATCCGAACTTCtcatcccagccaaaag TGGACGACTGAGTGCTTCTGGGTGCACAAAACACAGGTG